GCTGGCCGTCCACGAAGCAATGCTTTCTCTCGGGCATGCATGTGCCGATATGGTATCTGAGTTCATCCTTGAAAAAGGCAACGCGAAAGTGACGACCGCTTCGGTCTATAACATCCTTGCCCAGCTTGCCCTTCTCGGGATCTACCAGCATCGCATGAGCTCGAACAACAAGATGTACTTCGACGTCAACAACTTCAAGCACATGCATCTCTACGACAGCGTCAACCATACGTTCAAGGATGTGATAGACGAAGAACTGATAGCCGCCATCGATGCCAGACTTTCACATAAAAGATTCAAAGGATATAAAGTCGAAGGTTTCGACGTGCAGATTGTCTGCCGTCC
This portion of the Bacteroidales bacterium WCE2008 genome encodes:
- a CDS encoding Fe2+ or Zn2+ uptake regulation protein, producing the protein MNTTTRKAPSIEEFKTVLKKHSLKATPQRLAVHEAMLSLGHACADMVSEFILEKGNAKVTTASVYNILAQLALLGIYQHRMSSNNKMYFDVNNFKHMHLYDSVNHTFKDVIDEELIAAIDARLSHKRFKGYKVEGFDVQIVCRPTRKKLAAL